The following DNA comes from Frankia casuarinae.
GACGTCGTTCTCCCGGGCGAGCCGTTCAAGGTCACCCCGCCGGGGACCGCCGCCGACGATCAGCAGCGCGGCGTCCGGTACGCGGCGCCGTACCATGGGCAGCGCCCTGATCAGCATGTCCTGGCCCTTGCGGGCGACCAGCCGGCTTACGCACACCACCACCCGGCGGCCCGTCAGCCCGTGGCGCCGGCGCATCTCCTCGCGCCCGTGACCGGGATGGAACAGCGAGGGGTCGACTCCGCTGGGCAGCCGGGCGAAGGTGGGATGGCCGCCGAAGGCGGGCCGGATCCGGGCCCGGGTGTAGTCGGTCAGATAGGTGATGACGTCGGCCGCGGTGCCGATGCTGTGCAACGCCTGACGCGCCCCCGGCAGCGCCGCCCAGCCGACCTCGTGACCATGGGTGCTCGCGACCATCCTGCGCATGGCCGTGTCGCGGCGCAGCCGGGCTCCAAGCAGCCCGAGCGGTGCCGCGGCGCCGAACCACATCGTGTCGCATCCCTCCGCCCGGGCGATCTCTCTGGCTCGGCGCAGGACGTCCGGTGTCGGCAGCATTAGCGACGTGGTGTGCCGCACGACCGGGAAGTTCTGTTCGGCGTCGAAGGCGGCGGCGTTCTTCCAGGCCGGGGCGTAGACGACGATCTCGCCCTCGGGCAGCCGCGAGGCGAAGTTGTGCACGTAGGCCTGGATCCCGCCGGGACGGGGCGGGAAATCGTTCGTGACGGCCAGCACGCGCATCCGCTCATATTCTCCCACGGTCCCACCGCGTTTTCCCACGGCCCCACCGACGCCCGCGCCGGAATCCCCCGGCCGGGCGGGCTAGCCGGCGCGGCGACGCCGCGGCGTCTGGTCCGGCCGCGGCGCCTGGTCCAGCAGGGCCGTCCGCACGTCGGCGAGCGGGGGCAGCAGACCGGCGTCGGCGAGCAACCGCAATGCCTCGAGCTCCTCGGCGTCCCAGCCGACGGGCGGGCCCGACGCCGGGAGCAGGACGGTCATCATGCAGCCGGCGCACCTGACACCACGGGCGGTGCAGGAGTCACAGTCGATCAGCATCGTGCGCACCTTCCGGATCCGAACCGGTGGAGGTCGGCGACGACAAACAATCCGAGCACCGATCTCCCGACTTCACCGACGGTAAGTCCAGGGTCCGACAATTCTCGGCGGACAAGTCCCGCCCGGCGAAAGTCCCGCCCGGCGGATCCCCTACCGGTCGAGGCGGGCCAGCAGAGCGGCCGAGGGCACCGCCCGGGCTCCGGCTGCGACGCAGTTCTCCGCGACCTCCCGGTCGGAGGTGATGACGAAGACCGGGCGGCCTTCCGGTTCCATCCGCGCCAGCCGGACGATCTCCTCGTCAGCGAGCTGCCCGGGCCGGCTGAACAGCACGCGCACCCCCCGAGGCATGGCGACACCCACCGGCCGGGCCACGACGGCGGTGGCGTCGAAGACGACCGTGACCTCGCTGTCGGGATTGCGGCCCGCGAGCGCACCGAGTCCGGACAGCAGCCGCTCACGCTGGGCCTGCAGGGTGAGGCGGCCGTAGCCCCGCTTGGTCACGTTGTACCCGTCGATGATCAGATGGACCCCGGGGACGGCCAACACCTCGTCGATCAGGGAGGGGTCGTCGTCCGGCCGCCCGCGGGCCCCGACGAACGCCTGCGGGCCGTTACTCGGACCGGCTCCGCCGCGAGCGATGAGATCCGCGGGCCTCGCGACCATCGTCGGGAGGTCGAGTTCGCGTCGCAGGCCGTGCGCCGAGGCGATCAGGGTGTCAAGTAGAACGCGCAACCGGGCGTCATCGACGCTGCGGGACTCGCGGCTGTCCCGGCGGGTGGAGGCGAGCGCGCTCTCCAGCTCCGCCACCCGGCCGCGCAGCCGCCGGGTCTCCGCCTCGGCATCCCGACTGGCGGCCAGGGCGGCGTTCCGGGCCGCCTCGGCCGCGGTCAGGGCCTCCCGCGTGGCCTGCTCGGCCTGCCGGATCCCGGCAGCGGACGAGCGCAGCCGCCGGCGAGCCTCGTCCGCCTCCGCCCGGGCCGCCTGCAGCTGCTCGCGCAGTTCCTCCTGCTCGGCCGCGGCGATGCGCTTGCTCGTCTCGAGTTGTTCGGTGAGCCGCAGTATCGTCCGCCCGGCCTCGTCAACCTGGCTGCGGGCCGCCGCCTCCGACGTGGACGCCGCGGCGACCTGGACCAGCTCCTGCCAGCCGGAGACCCGCAGCAGGTACGCGACCGCGGCGATCTTCTCGGGGGGCGCCGCGGGCGGCGGTCCGTCCGGCGAGCTGACGGCTTCGACAAGCTCGGGATGATGACGGTGGATCCACTCGGCGACCCGGCCGCGGAACACGTCACCGTCCACCGCCGCGGCCAGCGGGACGGCCCCCTGGCGGACACGGCGGGAGGGCTTGAAGCGGCGCACCGCGACCAGCGACGGCGGGACCTGCGACTCGGGAAGATCCGCCAGCGTCCGCTCGGCGAACTCGACGACATGCGCACGCACCGGCGCCGGAAGCGGCTCACGCATGCGGCGAACCCGAGGGTGGCGACGAAATGTCCGTCATCACGCGCACGACGGAAAAACTGGGCGGGCCGTATCTCCAACGGCTCGTCCAACCGGCCAGACAGCAAGGCACGCGGGACTCCGGAGCCGATGGGGAGAACGATGACAGTACAGCTTATCGGGAGAGCTCAGGGCACTCACAGCCGCTACCGGCCGGATCGGTACGTCGCGGCCTACGGCTGGGCGGTCATTGTCTTAGGTGAAAGTCGGCTTATGTAGCCTCGCGAGGCGCGCCCCTTATGCTCGATTTCTTCCGAACGCGGCCCTGGCTGCGCCTGAGAGGATCATCGTGACCGACCAGAACCCGCCTCACCAGCCCCCCAGCGGTGACGGGAGCCAGGAGGCGTGGAGGCAGCCGAGTGATCCCTGGCACCAGCCCGCGGACGCCGGCAGCACCCCCACCTCCGGTTCGTCCTCTACTCCCCCGGCGGCCCCGGTCCCATCGTGGGGAGCGCCCCAGCCCGGCCAGCCGAACCAGCCCGACTCGGAGGAGACACGCCTCGCCTGGCCAGGCACCGCCCCACAACCGGGTGGGCAGCAGTGGGGCGGGCA
Coding sequences within:
- a CDS encoding glycosyltransferase family 4 protein — protein: MRVLAVTNDFPPRPGGIQAYVHNFASRLPEGEIVVYAPAWKNAAAFDAEQNFPVVRHTTSLMLPTPDVLRRAREIARAEGCDTMWFGAAAPLGLLGARLRRDTAMRRMVASTHGHEVGWAALPGARQALHSIGTAADVITYLTDYTRARIRPAFGGHPTFARLPSGVDPSLFHPGHGREEMRRRHGLTGRRVVVCVSRLVARKGQDMLIRALPMVRRRVPDAALLIVGGGPRRGDLERLARENDVAEHVIMTGSVPWEELPAHYAAGDVFAMPCRSRLAGLEVEGLGIVFLEASATGLPVVAGRSGGSPDAVLHQHTGIVIDGTDLAQVVTTIGDLLADPDRAASMGAAGRAWVELRWRWDVLAQDLRTLLAGPDG
- a CDS encoding NYN domain-containing protein, which codes for MREPLPAPVRAHVVEFAERTLADLPESQVPPSLVAVRRFKPSRRVRQGAVPLAAAVDGDVFRGRVAEWIHRHHPELVEAVSSPDGPPPAAPPEKIAAVAYLLRVSGWQELVQVAAASTSEAAARSQVDEAGRTILRLTEQLETSKRIAAAEQEELREQLQAARAEADEARRRLRSSAAGIRQAEQATREALTAAEAARNAALAASRDAEAETRRLRGRVAELESALASTRRDSRESRSVDDARLRVLLDTLIASAHGLRRELDLPTMVARPADLIARGGAGPSNGPQAFVGARGRPDDDPSLIDEVLAVPGVHLIIDGYNVTKRGYGRLTLQAQRERLLSGLGALAGRNPDSEVTVVFDATAVVARPVGVAMPRGVRVLFSRPGQLADEEIVRLARMEPEGRPVFVITSDREVAENCVAAGARAVPSAALLARLDR